A region from the Kribbella shirazensis genome encodes:
- a CDS encoding MerR family transcriptional regulator: MRISDLAAEAGVTVKAVRYYESQGLLRPRREANGYRTYEARDVVVVREVKALLSLGLTAEQTYPFIECLRAGNERADVCPASLMAYRTRIAEVDRRIAELTDLRARLTDLLTDAENRRTNYDRPADRG, from the coding sequence ATGCGGATCAGTGATCTGGCGGCCGAGGCCGGTGTGACGGTCAAGGCCGTGCGGTACTACGAGTCGCAGGGGCTGCTCAGGCCGCGCCGGGAGGCCAACGGGTACCGGACGTACGAGGCGCGCGACGTGGTCGTGGTGCGCGAGGTGAAGGCGCTGCTGAGCCTCGGACTGACCGCGGAGCAGACCTACCCGTTCATCGAGTGCCTGCGGGCCGGCAACGAGCGCGCGGACGTGTGCCCGGCGTCGCTGATGGCGTACCGGACCCGGATCGCCGAGGTGGACCGGCGGATCGCGGAGCTGACCGATCTGCGGGCCCGGCTGACCGACCTCCTGACCGATGCCGAGAACCGGAGGACGAACTATGACCGACCTGCTGACCGTGGATGA
- a CDS encoding nucleosidase has product MTDYLVVSAVAGEARYVPEEIPVVVTGVGKTAAAVAVSRALAGRDTTDLIVLNVGTTGALRDGLSGLFLPSTVINHDVNAEAIRAIGLDPRDELAVDGGDGTVLASGDVFVTDPDVRARLAERAHLVDMEAYGVVYACREYGVPVRVVKHVSDSADESALDWPALVDASAKVLGEWVSENAR; this is encoded by the coding sequence GTGACCGACTACCTCGTCGTGAGTGCTGTTGCTGGTGAGGCTCGGTACGTTCCGGAGGAGATTCCGGTGGTGGTCACCGGGGTGGGGAAGACGGCGGCTGCGGTCGCCGTCAGTCGGGCGTTGGCCGGCCGCGACACGACAGATCTGATTGTTCTGAACGTGGGCACGACCGGTGCGTTGCGTGATGGGTTGTCCGGGTTGTTTCTGCCGAGCACTGTGATCAATCACGACGTGAACGCGGAGGCGATTCGCGCGATCGGGCTGGATCCGCGCGACGAGTTGGCTGTCGACGGTGGGGACGGGACGGTGCTTGCGTCGGGGGACGTGTTCGTGACGGATCCCGACGTACGGGCGCGATTGGCGGAGCGGGCGCATCTGGTGGACATGGAGGCGTACGGGGTCGTGTACGCGTGCCGCGAGTACGGCGTCCCGGTGCGTGTCGTGAAGCACGTGTCGGACTCGGCGGACGAGTCCGCGCTGGACTGGCCCGCACTCGTGGACGCCAGCGCGAAGGTCCTAGGGGAGTGGGTCAGCGAAAACGCTCGCTGA